The proteins below come from a single Saccharopolyspora sp. SCSIO 74807 genomic window:
- a CDS encoding 1-acyl-sn-glycerol-3-phosphate acyltransferase produces the protein MRVDRALVRLTGRLQVTGDVPDELRGKPLLLAANHIGNVDALVVMAACGRNRLAVRFLATGGLFDAPVLGSLLRKSRHVRADRGRATASEALHRVVDALEQDHRPVLVYPEGRISLEPDLWPERGKTGVARMALASGAPVVPISQWGAHEVVRYGMPRVESPRDAGVLLRSWLGAIRRRPVLRVHFGEPVDLSDLSADKPGDAARARDRIMRGITAGLTPLRADEPDAPRHADATRPTGDKRSPWRP, from the coding sequence CTGCGGGTCGACCGCGCGCTGGTGCGGCTCACCGGACGGCTGCAGGTCACCGGTGATGTGCCGGACGAACTGCGCGGCAAGCCGCTGCTGCTGGCGGCGAACCACATCGGCAACGTCGATGCCCTGGTCGTGATGGCGGCGTGCGGGCGAAACCGGTTGGCGGTGCGGTTCTTGGCCACCGGCGGGTTGTTCGACGCTCCGGTGCTGGGCTCGCTGCTGCGCAAGTCGCGGCACGTGCGCGCGGACCGCGGTAGGGCCACCGCGAGCGAGGCGCTGCACCGCGTCGTGGATGCGTTGGAGCAGGACCACCGGCCGGTGCTGGTGTATCCGGAGGGGCGGATCAGCCTGGAACCCGATCTGTGGCCGGAGCGCGGCAAGACCGGTGTGGCGCGGATGGCGCTGGCTTCGGGGGCGCCGGTCGTCCCGATCAGCCAGTGGGGTGCGCACGAGGTCGTCCGCTACGGGATGCCGCGGGTGGAGAGCCCGCGCGACGCCGGTGTCCTGCTGCGTTCGTGGCTCGGTGCGATCCGGCGGCGGCCGGTGCTGCGGGTGCACTTCGGCGAGCCGGTCGACTTGAGCGACCTGTCCGCGGACAAGCCCGGCGATGCGGCCCGCGCGCGCGACCGCATCATGCGCGGGATCACGGCGGGGCTGACTCCGCTGCGCGCGGACGAACCGGACGCACCTCGGCACGCCGACGCGACGCGCCCGACTGGGGACAAAAGGAGTCCTTGGCGCCCTTGA
- a CDS encoding phospholipase gives MPRHAARPRALAAAASAGAVLLLTAGNAQAEIPQPELQQITDRYLFQTTLHDFTGIRADKPYGDQLDWSSDSCSYSPNEPLGYDFGTSCDRHDFGYRNYEKQSRFTDENRLRIDDNFKADMRSGCGADPVCKSAAEVYYWAVRQFGDVSVAEAMQQAQVTPKRSKSGAIVGYQARDAAGKPVQFNP, from the coding sequence GTGCCCCGTCACGCCGCGCGCCCTCGCGCGCTCGCAGCCGCCGCCTCCGCCGGTGCGGTGCTGCTGCTGACCGCGGGAAACGCGCAAGCCGAGATACCCCAACCGGAGCTCCAGCAGATCACCGACAGATACCTGTTCCAGACGACGCTGCACGACTTCACCGGCATCCGCGCCGACAAGCCCTACGGCGATCAGCTCGACTGGTCGTCGGACAGCTGCTCGTACTCGCCGAACGAGCCGCTGGGCTACGACTTCGGCACCAGCTGCGACCGGCACGACTTCGGCTACCGGAACTACGAGAAGCAGTCCCGGTTCACCGACGAAAACCGGTTGCGCATCGACGACAACTTCAAGGCCGACATGCGTTCCGGCTGCGGTGCGGACCCGGTGTGCAAGTCCGCGGCCGAGGTCTACTACTGGGCGGTGCGCCAGTTCGGCGACGTCAGCGTCGCCGAGGCCATGCAACAGGCGCAGGTCACGCCGAAGCGCTCGAAGTCCGGTGCGATCGTCGGCTACCAGGCCCGCGACGCGGCCGGGAAGCCGGTGCAGTTCAACCCCTGA
- a CDS encoding DNA translocase FtsK — MAGRTTSGAQSGKSSPKNAAKSPARNSTHSPGGTKSGGAAKGRNTSSSSGGGKPRPGSTHAPRSSPAKRGSSNSGSSKSSAKRGAKSGAQPSLGVGRVLRRAKDIDPAHGRTGMALIALAAAVITAAGVWGHAGGPVGQWLDWGLRFVVGSAVMALPLVLAGIAVFFASTDTNPEARPRVVLGSVLLGLSVLGVLHIVFGAPANWQAWPGAGGIIGFVAGGPLAQGVTTWVAVPVLVLVALFGLMLLTDTTLSTLRARFTAAPEEADEPVTEEVEPETVQLRRPSRRRQGSSAKGSDAKEVADDGQLSLDDAPAESAPKSKKQSSEPKPAPEEVPAAGEQQDQEEPEDSGKLTISRTVEGDYKLPPLDALTGGEAPKTRSKANDSMIEAITAVLEQFKIDAQVTGFVRGPTVTRYEVELGPGVKVEKITALTKNIAYAAATDNVRLLAPIPGKSAVGIEVPNSDREMVLLGDVLRSSKAAGDAHPLVMGLGKDIEGHMVTANLSKMPHLLCAGSTGSGKSSFVNSMLVSLLARATPQEVRMILIDPKMVELTPYEGIPHLITPIITQPKKAAAALGWLVDEMEQRYQDMQANRVRHIDDFNSKVRSGEITAPPGSEREYRPYPYILAIVDELADLMMTAPRDVEDAIVRITQKARAAGIHLVLATQRPSVDVVTGLIKTNVPSRLAFATSSLTDSRVILDQPGAEKLIGMGDGLYFPMGASRPQRVQGSFVSDAEITRIVGYTKEQAEPDYTEGVTAAKAGEKKEVDSDIGDDLDVLLQATELVVTSQFGSTSMLQRKLRVGFAKAGRLMDLLESRNVVGPSEGSKARDVLVKPDELQGALDSIRGGPPPDDEA, encoded by the coding sequence ATGGCGGGCCGGACCACGAGCGGCGCCCAGAGCGGGAAATCGTCACCGAAGAATGCGGCGAAATCCCCGGCGCGGAACTCGACGCACAGTCCAGGCGGCACCAAGAGCGGCGGTGCCGCGAAGGGGCGCAACACCAGTTCTTCTTCCGGTGGGGGGAAACCGCGCCCCGGATCGACGCACGCGCCGCGCAGCTCACCCGCCAAGCGCGGCTCCTCGAACAGCGGCTCCTCGAAGAGCAGCGCCAAACGCGGCGCCAAGTCCGGCGCGCAACCGAGCCTCGGCGTCGGGCGCGTGCTGCGCCGCGCCAAGGACATCGACCCGGCGCACGGCCGCACCGGCATGGCGCTGATCGCGCTGGCCGCCGCCGTGATCACCGCCGCGGGCGTGTGGGGGCACGCGGGCGGGCCGGTCGGGCAGTGGCTGGACTGGGGCCTGCGGTTCGTCGTCGGCTCCGCGGTCATGGCGCTGCCGCTGGTGCTGGCCGGGATCGCGGTGTTCTTCGCGAGCACCGACACCAATCCGGAGGCGCGCCCGCGCGTGGTGCTCGGCTCCGTGCTGCTCGGGCTCAGCGTGCTCGGCGTGCTGCACATCGTGTTCGGCGCGCCCGCGAACTGGCAGGCGTGGCCGGGTGCGGGCGGAATCATCGGGTTCGTCGCGGGCGGCCCGCTCGCGCAGGGCGTGACGACGTGGGTCGCGGTGCCGGTGCTGGTGCTGGTGGCGCTGTTCGGGCTGATGCTGCTGACCGACACGACGCTGTCCACGCTGCGGGCCCGGTTCACCGCCGCGCCCGAGGAAGCGGACGAGCCGGTCACCGAAGAGGTCGAACCGGAGACGGTGCAGCTGCGCCGCCCGTCCCGGCGCAGGCAGGGCTCCAGCGCGAAGGGCTCCGACGCGAAGGAGGTCGCCGACGACGGGCAGCTCTCCCTCGACGACGCGCCCGCCGAATCCGCGCCGAAGTCGAAGAAGCAGTCGAGCGAGCCGAAACCCGCGCCGGAAGAGGTCCCCGCAGCGGGTGAGCAGCAGGACCAGGAAGAACCCGAGGACAGCGGCAAGCTCACCATCAGCCGCACCGTCGAAGGCGACTACAAGCTCCCGCCGCTGGACGCGCTAACCGGCGGGGAAGCGCCGAAGACGCGCAGCAAGGCGAACGACTCCATGATCGAGGCGATCACCGCGGTCCTGGAGCAGTTCAAGATCGACGCGCAGGTCACCGGGTTCGTCCGCGGGCCGACGGTGACCCGCTACGAGGTGGAACTCGGCCCCGGCGTGAAGGTCGAGAAGATCACCGCGCTGACCAAGAACATCGCCTACGCCGCGGCCACCGACAACGTGCGGCTGCTCGCGCCGATCCCGGGCAAGTCCGCGGTCGGCATCGAGGTGCCCAACAGCGACCGCGAAATGGTGCTGCTCGGCGACGTGTTGCGTTCCTCCAAGGCCGCCGGCGACGCGCACCCGCTGGTGATGGGTCTGGGCAAGGACATCGAAGGCCACATGGTCACCGCGAACCTGTCCAAGATGCCGCACCTGCTGTGCGCGGGTTCCACCGGTTCCGGCAAGTCCAGCTTCGTGAACTCGATGCTGGTCTCGCTGCTGGCGCGGGCCACGCCGCAAGAGGTCCGGATGATCCTGATCGACCCGAAGATGGTCGAGCTCACCCCGTACGAGGGCATCCCGCACCTGATCACGCCGATCATCACCCAGCCGAAGAAGGCCGCGGCCGCGCTGGGCTGGCTGGTCGACGAGATGGAGCAGCGCTACCAGGACATGCAGGCCAACCGGGTGCGGCACATCGACGACTTCAACTCGAAGGTGCGCTCCGGCGAGATCACCGCCCCGCCCGGCAGCGAACGCGAATACCGGCCGTACCCGTACATCCTGGCGATCGTGGACGAGCTCGCCGACCTGATGATGACCGCGCCGCGGGACGTCGAGGACGCGATCGTGCGGATCACGCAGAAGGCGCGGGCCGCCGGGATCCACCTGGTGCTGGCCACCCAGCGGCCCTCGGTGGACGTGGTCACGGGGCTGATCAAGACGAACGTGCCCTCGCGGCTGGCGTTCGCGACGTCCTCGCTCACCGACTCGCGGGTGATCCTGGACCAGCCGGGCGCGGAGAAGCTGATCGGCATGGGCGACGGGCTGTACTTCCCGATGGGCGCGTCCCGGCCGCAGCGGGTGCAGGGTTCGTTCGTCAGCGACGCGGAGATCACCCGGATCGTCGGCTACACCAAGGAGCAGGCCGAGCCGGACTACACCGAAGGCGTCACCGCGGCCAAGGCGGGCGAGAAGAAGGAGGTCGACTCCGACATCGGCGACGACCTCGACGTGCTGCTGCAGGCCACCGAACTGGTCGTGACCAGCCAGTTCGGTTCCACTTCGATGTTGCAGCGCAAGCTGCGCGTCGGGTTCGCGAAGGCGGGCCGGTTGATGGACCTGCTGGAATCGCGCAACGTCGTCGGTCCGTCGGAGGGTTCGAAGGCGCGCGACGTGCTGGTGAAGCCGGACGAGCTGCAGGGCGCGCTGGACTCGATCCGGGGCGGCCCGCCTCCCGACGACGAAGCCTGA
- a CDS encoding amino-acid N-acetyltransferase, translated as MHSYAPGEISIRRARVADVRGIKALVDSYAGKVLLAKELVTLYEHVQEFWVAELSDGDGIRVVGCGALHVLWEDLAEIRTVAVDPAARGHGVGHRVVGRLVQLARELGLARVFVLTFETEFFGRHGFHRIDGTPVSPDVYAEMRRSADEGVAEFLDLPFVKPNTLGNTRMLLELGGTTDGTTADGLLG; from the coding sequence ATGCATAGCTATGCGCCAGGCGAAATATCGATTCGCCGGGCTCGGGTCGCCGACGTCCGCGGCATCAAGGCGCTCGTCGACTCCTACGCCGGAAAGGTGCTGCTGGCCAAGGAACTCGTGACGCTCTACGAGCACGTGCAGGAGTTCTGGGTCGCCGAGCTCTCCGACGGCGACGGCATCCGCGTGGTCGGCTGCGGCGCACTGCACGTGCTGTGGGAGGACTTGGCCGAGATCCGCACCGTCGCGGTCGACCCGGCCGCCAGGGGCCACGGCGTCGGCCACCGCGTGGTCGGCCGCCTGGTGCAGCTCGCCCGCGAACTGGGGTTGGCGCGGGTGTTCGTGCTGACCTTCGAAACCGAATTCTTCGGCAGGCACGGATTCCACCGCATCGACGGCACCCCGGTGAGTCCGGACGTCTACGCCGAAATGCGCCGCTCCGCCGACGAAGGCGTCGCCGAATTCCTCGACCTCCCCTTCGTCAAGCCCAACACCCTCGGCAACACGCGGATGCTGCTGGAACTCGGTGGCACCACCGACGGCACGACCGCCGACGGCCTGCTCGGCTGA
- a CDS encoding sialidase family protein — translation MAQADEPAAAPMDVNQGEMFRQGGSSYPRLVRLQHSGPANGRVLASMTTYVDNAGRAVIYESGDDGKSFEQVGEIRDPEGENTKGMCCSTLYELPRAVGDMPAGTLLWAGTAGVGADADTRTSSIRLWRSDDHGRTWNYLSNVVTMPPGPGVWEPEFTVTADGQLAAFYSDDMDPNHDQKMVQVRSADGVHWTDQRDAIKDDRFRVRPGMAGVRQLPDGSYVMVYEMCNYDPVHICTVFMRTSRDGWDWGDPRDPGTEIVSDAGGQPLGTPTISWAPGTDPNGRLILAYQMLGGDNGGLAPGNGRTLMVNDHPSDLAHGWREVPAPVQIEHNQGSDCRNFSPTTLPTSDGRSVIHLATDYEKYIGGPCEAYFGTGPIDGDAGQAGETGQPGEMAGAPDRTPLDARPNR, via the coding sequence ATGGCGCAGGCCGATGAGCCTGCTGCCGCGCCCATGGACGTGAACCAGGGCGAGATGTTCCGGCAGGGCGGAAGCAGCTATCCGAGATTGGTCAGACTGCAGCACAGTGGTCCCGCGAACGGGCGCGTACTGGCCAGCATGACGACCTATGTGGACAATGCCGGAAGAGCGGTGATCTACGAGAGCGGCGATGACGGGAAGTCCTTCGAGCAGGTCGGCGAGATCCGCGACCCCGAGGGCGAGAACACCAAGGGCATGTGCTGCTCCACGCTCTACGAACTGCCCCGCGCCGTCGGCGACATGCCCGCGGGCACGCTGCTGTGGGCAGGTACCGCCGGAGTCGGCGCGGACGCGGACACCCGCACCAGCAGCATCCGGCTCTGGCGCAGCGACGATCACGGACGCACCTGGAACTACCTGTCCAATGTGGTCACGATGCCGCCCGGGCCGGGCGTGTGGGAACCGGAATTCACCGTCACCGCCGACGGGCAGCTGGCCGCGTTCTACTCCGACGACATGGACCCGAACCACGACCAGAAGATGGTCCAGGTCCGGTCCGCGGACGGCGTGCACTGGACCGACCAGCGCGACGCCATCAAGGACGACCGGTTCCGCGTCCGGCCCGGCATGGCCGGAGTGCGGCAGCTGCCGGACGGCAGCTACGTGATGGTCTACGAGATGTGCAACTACGACCCGGTGCACATCTGCACCGTGTTCATGCGGACATCGCGGGACGGCTGGGACTGGGGCGATCCCCGCGACCCCGGGACCGAGATCGTCTCGGACGCCGGTGGGCAGCCGCTCGGCACGCCGACGATCTCGTGGGCGCCGGGCACGGATCCGAACGGGCGGCTGATCCTCGCCTACCAGATGCTCGGTGGCGACAACGGCGGTTTGGCTCCGGGCAACGGGCGCACGCTGATGGTCAACGACCATCCGTCCGACCTGGCGCACGGCTGGCGGGAAGTCCCGGCGCCGGTGCAGATCGAGCACAACCAGGGCAGCGACTGCCGCAACTTCAGCCCGACGACGCTGCCCACCTCGGACGGGCGGTCGGTGATCCACTTGGCCACCGACTACGAGAAGTACATCGGCGGCCCGTGCGAGGCGTACTTCGGCACCGGACCGATCGACGGGGACGCGGGGCAGGCAGGCGAAACGGGGCAGCCCGGGGAAATGGCGGGCGCGCCGGACCGGACTCCGCTGGACGCGCGGCCGAACCGGTGA
- a CDS encoding DUF2075 domain-containing protein — MALVRRSAAELLEDAKADRLHLLLNEQAKFQLESRVGTSEVRSWQRSLPVLLADLADAGLGHVEVLLEHKLPHSPRRVDAVLCGTHPTTGESSYVLVELKQWSHVEAAVGELVRTAGYGPAPVLHPVEQVRRYCQYLVDSTPALAARPDAVHGIAYLHNARNADVSALRDHALSEYGRLFTLDDRGALVDRLQAVLGRAGDRDAARNAADEFLNFHHAPSKALLNIAAKEIREREQFVLLDEQKVAYETVMHAVRNARAASTRTVVIVLGGPGSGKSAIALSLVGELARQGRTVHHATGSGAFTRTLRKTAGSRNTRVQGLFKYFNNYVSSEPRELDVLICDEAHRIRETSVNRFTKKEVRARAGRQIDELIDVASVPVFLLDEDQIVRPGEMGSLEEITTAAKTKGCEVEVVRLEGQFRCGGSAAFDTWVSRLLGLEQAGPTEWTRLVSATDDDFVVASAATPQAMEAWLRTRRSEHGGTARIAAGYCWPWSDPAEAEQGKHLVDDVVINDWKRPWNAKPGNSVPDAPESYFWASDERGFDQVGCIYTAQGFEYDWAGVIIGPDLVRRDGEWVARRGHSHDPGVRKADELHFAGLIRNTYKVLLTRGMSGVCVYSPDPETQEFLAHVTR, encoded by the coding sequence GTGGCACTGGTTCGCCGGAGCGCGGCCGAACTGCTCGAAGACGCGAAAGCCGACCGGTTGCACTTGCTGCTCAACGAGCAGGCCAAGTTCCAGCTCGAGTCCCGGGTCGGAACCTCCGAGGTGCGGTCCTGGCAGCGCAGCCTCCCGGTGCTGCTCGCCGATCTGGCAGATGCCGGGCTCGGGCACGTCGAGGTGCTGCTGGAACACAAACTCCCGCACAGCCCTCGGCGCGTCGACGCCGTCCTGTGCGGAACGCACCCCACGACCGGCGAATCCAGCTACGTGCTCGTCGAGTTGAAGCAGTGGTCGCACGTCGAAGCGGCAGTGGGCGAGCTCGTCCGCACCGCCGGTTACGGTCCGGCCCCCGTTCTGCATCCGGTCGAGCAGGTTCGCCGCTACTGCCAGTACCTCGTCGATTCGACGCCCGCTCTGGCCGCACGTCCGGACGCCGTCCACGGCATCGCCTACCTGCACAACGCGCGGAACGCGGACGTCTCGGCGTTGCGCGACCACGCGCTGAGCGAGTACGGACGCCTGTTCACCCTCGACGATCGAGGCGCGCTCGTCGACCGCCTGCAGGCCGTGCTCGGCCGGGCCGGTGACCGCGACGCCGCGCGTAACGCCGCCGACGAGTTCCTCAACTTCCACCACGCGCCGTCCAAAGCGCTGCTCAACATCGCGGCCAAGGAAATCCGGGAGCGCGAGCAGTTCGTGCTGCTCGACGAGCAGAAGGTCGCCTACGAGACGGTCATGCACGCCGTGCGCAATGCTCGCGCCGCCAGTACTCGCACCGTCGTGATCGTCCTCGGCGGCCCTGGTTCCGGGAAGAGCGCCATCGCGCTGAGCCTGGTCGGCGAACTCGCGCGGCAAGGCCGTACCGTGCACCACGCCACCGGATCCGGCGCCTTCACCCGCACGCTCCGCAAGACCGCGGGCAGCCGCAACACCCGCGTGCAGGGGCTGTTCAAGTACTTCAACAATTACGTCAGCTCCGAACCCCGCGAACTCGACGTCCTGATCTGCGACGAAGCGCACCGCATCCGGGAAACGAGCGTGAACCGCTTCACCAAGAAGGAAGTCCGCGCACGTGCCGGGCGGCAGATCGACGAATTGATCGACGTCGCATCGGTGCCCGTGTTCCTCCTCGACGAGGACCAGATCGTGCGTCCGGGGGAAATGGGGTCGCTGGAGGAGATCACCACAGCGGCCAAGACGAAGGGCTGCGAAGTCGAGGTCGTGCGCCTGGAGGGCCAATTCCGCTGTGGCGGCTCGGCGGCGTTCGACACCTGGGTTTCCCGGCTGCTCGGACTCGAACAGGCCGGTCCGACGGAATGGACCCGCCTGGTGTCGGCGACCGATGATGATTTCGTCGTCGCCAGCGCTGCGACTCCGCAGGCGATGGAAGCATGGTTGCGGACCCGGCGGTCCGAACACGGCGGCACCGCGCGCATCGCCGCGGGCTACTGCTGGCCGTGGAGTGATCCGGCCGAGGCGGAGCAGGGCAAACACCTCGTGGACGATGTCGTCATCAACGACTGGAAGCGTCCCTGGAACGCAAAACCCGGCAACAGCGTGCCCGACGCGCCCGAGTCCTATTTCTGGGCTTCCGACGAACGCGGATTCGACCAGGTCGGATGCATCTACACCGCCCAGGGCTTCGAGTACGACTGGGCCGGCGTGATCATCGGCCCGGACCTCGTCCGCCGTGACGGGGAGTGGGTCGCACGCCGCGGCCACTCGCACGACCCGGGTGTCCGGAAGGCGGACGAACTCCACTTCGCCGGGCTCATCCGCAACACTTACAAGGTGCTGCTCACAAGGGGGATGAGCGGGGTCTGCGTGTATTCCCCGGACCCCGAGACGCAGGAATTCCTGGCGCACGTGACGCGATGA
- a CDS encoding alpha-hydroxy acid oxidase codes for MVRRQIPRWSELRPLLRVAPPELNPLERRLSHAHTIPDLRRIAYRRTPRAVFDYTDGAAEGETSLRRARQAFRDLEFHPSVLRDVSDVDTGREILGRPSTLPFSLAPTGFTRMMNHEGEPAVARVAERAGIPYGLSTMGTTSVEDTAAAAPEARKWFQLYVWRDREASRELVQRAKEAGYEALMLTVDTAVAGARMRDVRNGLTIPPSLTLKTIADGALHPAWWFNLLTTEPLQFASFKRWEGTVAELMNEMFDPSLSFADVEWLREIWDGPLIIKGLQNAPDAAKVVELGADAVILSNHGGRQLDRAPTMLELLPKVRERIGDRAEIMLDTGILSGADIVAAIARGADSCLVGRAYLYGLMAGGQRGVQKAVDILRVEVERTMRLLGVSSLDQLDSSYATLRR; via the coding sequence ATGGTACGGCGCCAGATTCCACGGTGGTCCGAGCTGCGCCCGTTGCTGCGGGTGGCGCCGCCGGAGCTCAACCCGCTCGAGCGGCGCCTTTCGCACGCGCACACCATTCCCGACCTGCGCAGGATCGCCTACCGGCGGACGCCGCGCGCGGTGTTCGACTACACCGACGGCGCGGCGGAAGGCGAGACGAGCCTGCGCCGCGCGCGGCAGGCGTTCCGCGACCTCGAGTTCCACCCTTCGGTGCTGCGCGATGTGTCCGATGTGGACACTGGCCGCGAGATCCTTGGCAGGCCGTCGACATTGCCGTTCTCCTTGGCGCCCACCGGGTTCACGCGGATGATGAACCACGAGGGCGAGCCCGCCGTGGCACGGGTCGCCGAGCGCGCGGGCATCCCGTATGGACTGTCCACAATGGGCACCACGTCGGTGGAGGACACCGCAGCGGCCGCGCCGGAGGCCCGCAAGTGGTTCCAGCTCTACGTGTGGCGCGACCGCGAAGCCAGCCGCGAGCTGGTGCAGCGGGCCAAGGAAGCCGGCTACGAAGCGCTGATGCTCACGGTCGACACCGCGGTCGCGGGCGCGCGGATGCGGGACGTGCGCAACGGGCTGACCATCCCGCCGTCGCTGACGCTGAAGACGATCGCCGACGGGGCGCTGCACCCCGCGTGGTGGTTCAACCTGCTGACCACCGAGCCGCTGCAGTTCGCGTCGTTCAAGCGCTGGGAAGGCACCGTCGCGGAACTGATGAACGAGATGTTCGACCCGTCGCTGAGCTTCGCCGACGTGGAGTGGCTGCGCGAGATCTGGGACGGCCCGCTGATCATCAAGGGCCTGCAGAACGCTCCGGACGCGGCGAAGGTCGTCGAGCTCGGCGCGGACGCGGTGATCCTGTCCAACCACGGCGGCCGCCAGCTGGACCGGGCGCCGACGATGCTGGAGCTGCTGCCGAAGGTGCGCGAGCGGATCGGCGACCGCGCGGAGATCATGCTGGACACCGGCATCCTCAGCGGCGCCGACATCGTCGCCGCCATCGCGCGCGGCGCGGATTCCTGCCTGGTCGGGCGCGCCTACCTGTACGGGTTGATGGCCGGTGGGCAGCGCGGGGTGCAGAAGGCGGTGGACATCCTGCGCGTCGAGGTGGAGCGCACGATGCGGCTGCTCGGCGTTTCCTCGCTGGATCAGCTGGACAGCTCGTACGCGACGCTGCGGCGCTGA
- a CDS encoding alpha/beta hydrolase: MQKSAIATAATGLLAASLLFAPAGSAAQPGHVPATQDPARETVSPEPDSFNPAPIKWGPCEDDSLRKAHAECGMLEVPLDYADPGGEKISLAVSRVKHTLPEDQYQGAMLLNPGGPGGSGLALAKLGSSVPKNAGAAYDWIGFDPRGVGASKPALSCDRDYFGYDRPDYTPDTPQKERELRDRSARYAQACGKSGGALLNHMKTTDSVADMESIRKALGQQRINYYGFSYGTYLGQVYGTLHPDRMRRVVLDGVVNPEDVWYENNLNQDVAFDRNIKIFFDWVARYDSVYHLGTTGDQVERRFYEQKAKLDAQPAGGVIGSDEWVDLFLQAGYEHKAWEQRAEAFAGWVQRGDWQPLKKIYDSDNSPGDDNNFAVYNAVQCSDLQWPRQWNRWRVDNWITHAKAPFETWANAWYNASCQSWPVEPGEPVDVDGGGVQSALLINEELDAATPYPGALETRKRFPNSSLISLPGGTTHSGSLSGNRCLDDQIADYLNTGERPARKPGGGPDTTCEPLPQPVPKGAKPQPQRPETSPGGSEHQD, translated from the coding sequence GTGCAGAAATCAGCGATCGCCACGGCGGCGACCGGCCTGCTGGCAGCGAGCCTGCTGTTCGCACCGGCTGGTTCCGCCGCTCAACCGGGCCACGTCCCGGCGACCCAGGACCCGGCTCGGGAAACGGTTTCTCCGGAACCGGACTCGTTCAACCCGGCACCGATCAAATGGGGCCCGTGCGAAGACGATTCGTTACGGAAGGCGCACGCCGAGTGCGGAATGCTCGAAGTGCCGCTGGATTACGCGGATCCGGGCGGGGAAAAGATCTCGCTGGCCGTCTCGCGGGTGAAGCACACGTTGCCGGAAGACCAGTACCAGGGCGCGATGCTGCTCAATCCCGGCGGTCCCGGTGGTTCCGGGCTGGCACTGGCGAAGCTGGGGTCCTCGGTGCCGAAGAACGCGGGCGCCGCCTACGACTGGATCGGCTTCGACCCGCGCGGCGTCGGCGCCAGCAAACCGGCGTTGTCCTGCGATCGCGACTACTTCGGCTACGACCGGCCGGACTACACGCCGGACACCCCGCAGAAGGAGCGGGAGCTGCGGGACCGCTCGGCCCGTTACGCGCAGGCGTGCGGGAAGTCCGGCGGCGCACTGCTGAACCACATGAAGACGACGGATTCCGTCGCGGACATGGAAAGCATCCGCAAGGCGCTCGGGCAGCAGCGGATCAATTATTACGGGTTCTCCTACGGCACCTACCTCGGCCAGGTCTACGGCACGCTGCACCCGGACCGGATGCGGCGGGTGGTGCTGGACGGCGTGGTCAACCCGGAGGACGTCTGGTACGAGAACAACCTCAACCAGGACGTGGCGTTCGACCGCAACATCAAGATCTTCTTCGATTGGGTCGCCCGCTACGACTCCGTCTACCACCTCGGCACCACCGGTGATCAGGTGGAGCGGCGGTTCTACGAGCAGAAGGCGAAGCTCGACGCGCAGCCGGCGGGCGGGGTGATCGGCTCCGACGAGTGGGTCGACCTGTTCCTGCAGGCCGGGTACGAGCACAAAGCTTGGGAACAGCGCGCGGAGGCGTTCGCCGGATGGGTGCAGCGCGGCGATTGGCAGCCGCTGAAGAAGATCTACGACTCGGACAACTCACCGGGCGACGACAACAACTTCGCCGTCTACAACGCGGTCCAGTGCAGCGACCTGCAGTGGCCGCGGCAGTGGAACCGCTGGCGGGTGGACAACTGGATCACGCACGCGAAGGCGCCGTTCGAGACCTGGGCGAACGCTTGGTACAACGCCTCTTGCCAGAGCTGGCCGGTCGAACCGGGCGAGCCGGTCGATGTCGACGGCGGCGGCGTGCAAAGCGCGCTGCTGATCAACGAGGAACTGGACGCGGCCACGCCGTACCCCGGCGCGCTGGAAACGCGGAAGCGCTTCCCGAACTCCAGCCTGATCAGCCTTCCCGGCGGCACCACGCATTCCGGTTCGCTTTCCGGGAACCGCTGCCTGGACGACCAGATCGCGGACTACCTCAACACCGGCGAACGCCCCGCCCGCAAACCCGGCGGCGGTCCCGACACCACCTGTGAACCACTCCCCCAGCCGGTCCCGAAGGGCGCGAAGCCGCAACCGCAACGGCCCGAGACATCGCCGGGCGGATCGGAGCACCAGGACTGA